The following are encoded in a window of Cupriavidus oxalaticus genomic DNA:
- a CDS encoding branched-chain amino acid ABC transporter permease, which yields MTTSTLPATAPAALPKVRLDWTPLALAPLLMLLAFPLVGSPSTWLTLTVAGLAMGMIIFVVSSGLTLVFGLMDVLNFGHGAFIALGAYVAASVLLPMAGWVEADSLVQNLAVFALAIAAAMVAAGAVGLFFERVVVRPVYGQHLKQILITMGGMIVAEQLIKAIWGPETIALQVPTTFRGAVLLGDAAIEKYRLIAMALGLVIFIAMLLLLNRTRIGLLIRAGVENREMVEALGYRIRRLFIGVFVAGAGLAGLGGVLWGLYQQNITAAIGAQVNVLIFIVIIIGGLGSTTGCFVGALLVGLMANYTGFLFPKVALFSNILLMMLILLWRPQGLFPVARR from the coding sequence ATGACCACTTCGACCTTGCCGGCCACAGCGCCGGCAGCCCTGCCCAAGGTCCGCCTTGACTGGACTCCGCTGGCCCTGGCGCCGCTGCTGATGCTGCTGGCCTTCCCGCTGGTCGGCAGCCCTTCGACCTGGCTCACGCTGACCGTTGCCGGGCTGGCGATGGGGATGATCATCTTCGTGGTGTCCTCCGGCCTGACGCTGGTCTTCGGCCTGATGGACGTGCTCAACTTCGGCCATGGCGCCTTCATCGCGCTGGGCGCCTACGTTGCAGCGTCTGTGCTGCTGCCGATGGCAGGCTGGGTGGAGGCAGACAGCCTCGTGCAGAACCTCGCGGTCTTCGCGCTGGCGATCGCAGCGGCCATGGTCGCCGCCGGCGCGGTCGGCCTGTTCTTCGAGCGCGTGGTGGTGCGCCCGGTCTACGGCCAGCACCTGAAGCAGATCCTGATCACCATGGGCGGCATGATCGTGGCCGAGCAGCTGATCAAGGCGATCTGGGGCCCGGAAACCATCGCGCTGCAGGTGCCCACCACTTTCCGCGGCGCGGTGCTGCTGGGCGATGCGGCGATCGAGAAATACCGGCTGATCGCGATGGCCCTCGGGCTGGTGATCTTCATCGCGATGCTGCTGCTGCTCAACCGCACCCGCATCGGCCTGCTGATCCGCGCGGGCGTGGAAAATCGCGAGATGGTCGAGGCGCTCGGCTATCGCATCCGCCGGCTGTTCATCGGCGTGTTCGTGGCCGGCGCCGGCCTGGCCGGGCTGGGCGGCGTGCTGTGGGGCCTGTACCAGCAGAACATCACCGCGGCGATCGGCGCGCAGGTGAACGTGCTGATCTTTATCGTCATCATCATCGGCGGTCTGGGCTCGACCACGGGCTGCTTCGTCGGCGCGCTGCTGGTCGGCCTGATGGCGAACTACACCGGTTTCCTGTTCCCGAAGGTTGCGCTGTTCTCCAACATCCTGCTGATGATGCTGATCCTGTTGTGGCGCCCGCAAGGGCTGTTCCCGGTGGCGCGGCGCTGA
- a CDS encoding branched-chain amino acid ABC transporter ATP-binding protein, which yields MADARPATPILRLQGVQTHIGPYHILHGVSFDVPRGGVTMLLGRNGAGKTTTLRTIMGLWQASAGSVSFDGTDITRHSTPSIAQAGIAYVPENMSVFSDLTVAENMRLAARSGAIDERRLDWVFRMFPALKTFWHQRAGVLSGGQKQMLSVARAIIEPRKLLIVDEPTKGLAPAIIQNMIHVFRELKQTDVSILLVEQNFNMAKSVGDTVAVMDDGRTVHAGTMAALAGDEALQQQLLGLSLAAHQ from the coding sequence ATGGCTGACGCGCGACCCGCCACGCCGATCCTGCGGCTGCAGGGCGTGCAGACCCATATCGGCCCGTACCACATCCTGCACGGCGTCAGCTTCGACGTGCCGCGCGGCGGCGTGACCATGCTGCTGGGACGCAACGGCGCCGGCAAGACTACGACGCTGCGGACCATCATGGGCTTGTGGCAGGCGAGCGCGGGCTCGGTGAGCTTCGACGGCACGGACATCACGCGCCACAGCACGCCGTCGATCGCGCAGGCGGGCATTGCCTACGTGCCGGAGAACATGAGCGTGTTCTCCGACCTCACCGTGGCCGAGAACATGCGCCTGGCCGCACGCAGCGGGGCCATCGACGAACGGCGGCTGGACTGGGTCTTTCGCATGTTCCCGGCACTGAAGACCTTCTGGCACCAGCGTGCCGGCGTGCTGTCGGGCGGGCAGAAGCAGATGCTGTCGGTGGCGCGTGCGATCATCGAGCCGCGCAAGCTGCTGATCGTGGATGAACCCACCAAGGGGCTGGCGCCGGCCATCATCCAGAACATGATCCATGTATTCCGCGAGCTCAAGCAGACCGACGTGTCGATCCTGCTGGTGGAGCAGAACTTCAACATGGCGAAGTCGGTGGGGGATACGGTGGCGGTGATGGATGACGGACGCACCGTGCATGCGGGAACGATGGCGGCGCTGGCGGGGGATGAGGCGCTGCAACAGCAACTGCTGGGGCTGTCGCTGGCGGCGCACCAGTAA
- a CDS encoding ABC transporter ATP-binding protein, with translation MLETRELTIRFGGHVAVNAVSCAFRPGELTCIVGPNGAGKTTYFNLVSGQLPPTAGQILLDGEDVTRLPVSQKTRRGIGRAFQLTSLFPQLSVLENVRLAVQARQQRGIDLFSMWTSHRDVRAQALAILERVALAGKQHLTVASLPHGDQRKLEVGILLALQPRVFMFDEPTAGMSVDEVPVILDLIREIRQDRSKTVLLVEHKMDVVRSLADRIIVLHNGTLVADGDPAEVIASPVVQQAYLGMAEEEGNHG, from the coding sequence CTGCTCGAGACGCGCGAGCTGACCATCCGCTTCGGCGGCCATGTCGCGGTCAATGCGGTGTCGTGCGCGTTCCGGCCAGGCGAGCTGACCTGCATCGTCGGCCCGAACGGCGCCGGCAAGACCACGTATTTCAATCTGGTCTCGGGGCAGTTGCCGCCCACTGCCGGGCAGATCCTGCTCGACGGCGAGGACGTGACGCGCCTGCCGGTGTCGCAGAAGACCCGGCGCGGCATCGGCCGGGCCTTCCAGCTGACCAGCCTGTTCCCGCAGCTGTCGGTGCTGGAGAACGTGCGGCTGGCGGTGCAGGCACGGCAGCAGCGCGGCATCGACCTGTTCTCGATGTGGACCAGCCACCGCGACGTGCGCGCGCAGGCGCTGGCGATCCTGGAGCGCGTGGCGCTGGCGGGCAAGCAGCACCTGACGGTGGCGTCGCTGCCGCATGGCGACCAGCGCAAGCTGGAGGTCGGCATCCTGCTGGCGCTGCAGCCGCGCGTGTTCATGTTCGACGAGCCCACCGCGGGCATGAGCGTGGACGAGGTGCCGGTGATCCTGGACCTGATCCGCGAGATCCGCCAGGACCGCAGCAAGACCGTGCTGCTGGTCGAGCACAAGATGGACGTGGTGCGCTCGCTGGCCGACCGCATCATCGTGCTGCACAACGGCACGCTGGTGGCCGACGGCGACCCGGCCGAGGTGATCGCCTCGCCGGTGGTGCAGCAGGCCTACCTGGGCATGGCGGAGGAGGAGGGGAACCATGGCTGA